One segment of Falco rusticolus isolate bFalRus1 chromosome 3, bFalRus1.pri, whole genome shotgun sequence DNA contains the following:
- the TMEM65 gene encoding transmembrane protein 65 isoform X2 codes for MSAWLGRAALLLGRPGGPAAAAAPSSCLGSLRGPPRCCCRRRLGSLRGGAEGLLLPRGSRALGTHPKKEPMEALNTAQGARDFIYSLHSTERSCLLRELHRFESIAIAQDPISARGSWQQYGETWAQQEPTGACSSAHSQAYHQKDAVPSTNCPSAKYDRPHYLWPPLMAEATGKPIFCCGCYAEGRSSEKLEVAPPSPGQLKHVFFHNALPFVGFGFLDNAIMIAAGTQIELSIGVVLGISTMAAAALGNLVSDLAGLGLAGYVEALASRLGLSIPDLTPKQADMWQTRLSAHLIVFLVCMLRKIWLPTEN; via the exons atgTCGGCGTGGCTCGGCCGGGCGGCGCTGCTGCTGGGGCGGCCGGggggccccgccgctgccgccgccccctcctcctgcctgggcTCGCTGCGTGGCCCGccgcgctgctgctgccgccgccgcctggGTAGCCTGCGGGGGGGCGCCGAGGGGCTGCTCCTCCCGCGGGGGTCGCGGGCGCTGGGCACCCACCCCAAGAAGGAGCCGATGGAGGCGCTGAACACGGCGCAGGGGGCCCGCGACTTCATCTACAGCCTGCACTCCACCGAGCGGAGCTGCCTGCTGCGGGAGCTGCACCGCTTCGAGTCCATCGCCATCGCCCAAG ACCCCATATCAGCTAGGGGAAGCTGGCAGCAATATGGGGAGACCTGGGCACAGCAAGAACCAACTGGGGCCTGTTCCTCAGCCCATTCCCAGGCCTACCACCAGAAGGATGCAGTTCCATCAACTAATTGCCCTAGCGCGAAATATGACAGGCCACACTATCTGTGGCCTCCGCTAATGGCAGAGGCTACAGGGAAACCCATCTTTTGCTGCGGCTGCTACGCTGAAGGACGGTCCTCAG AGAAGTTGGAGGTTGCACCACCATCTCCAGGACAACTGAAACATG TGTTCTTCCACAATGCATTACCTTTTGTAGGGTTTGGATTTTTGGATAACGCAATTATGATTGCTGCG ggaaCCCAAATAGAATTGTCAATTGGAGTTGTCCTAGGAATTTCAACTATGGCAG ctgcagctttgggaAACCTCGTTTCAGATTTAGCTGGACTGGG TCTTGCAGGTTATGTAGAAGCTTTAGCTTCACGACTGGGTCTGTCTATCCCCGATCTGACACCCAAACAAGCTGATATGTGGCAAACGCGTCTCAGTGCACACTTG ATTGTGTTTCTGGTCTGCATGCTAAGAAAAATATGGCTCCCAACCGAAAACTAG
- the TMEM65 gene encoding transmembrane protein 65 isoform X1, whose product MSAWLGRAALLLGRPGGPAAAAAPSSCLGSLRGPPRCCCRRRLGSLRGGAEGLLLPRGSRALGTHPKKEPMEALNTAQGARDFIYSLHSTERSCLLRELHRFESIAIAQDPISARGSWQQYGETWAQQEPTGACSSAHSQAYHQKDAVPSTNCPSAKYDRPHYLWPPLMAEATGKPIFCCGCYAEGRSSEKLEVAPPSPGQLKHVFFHNALPFVGFGFLDNAIMIAAGTQIELSIGVVLGISTMAAAALGNLVSDLAGLGLAGYVEALASRLGLSIPDLTPKQADMWQTRLSAHLGKAIGVTIGCILGMFPLLFFGDEEEKLEEKN is encoded by the exons atgTCGGCGTGGCTCGGCCGGGCGGCGCTGCTGCTGGGGCGGCCGGggggccccgccgctgccgccgccccctcctcctgcctgggcTCGCTGCGTGGCCCGccgcgctgctgctgccgccgccgcctggGTAGCCTGCGGGGGGGCGCCGAGGGGCTGCTCCTCCCGCGGGGGTCGCGGGCGCTGGGCACCCACCCCAAGAAGGAGCCGATGGAGGCGCTGAACACGGCGCAGGGGGCCCGCGACTTCATCTACAGCCTGCACTCCACCGAGCGGAGCTGCCTGCTGCGGGAGCTGCACCGCTTCGAGTCCATCGCCATCGCCCAAG ACCCCATATCAGCTAGGGGAAGCTGGCAGCAATATGGGGAGACCTGGGCACAGCAAGAACCAACTGGGGCCTGTTCCTCAGCCCATTCCCAGGCCTACCACCAGAAGGATGCAGTTCCATCAACTAATTGCCCTAGCGCGAAATATGACAGGCCACACTATCTGTGGCCTCCGCTAATGGCAGAGGCTACAGGGAAACCCATCTTTTGCTGCGGCTGCTACGCTGAAGGACGGTCCTCAG AGAAGTTGGAGGTTGCACCACCATCTCCAGGACAACTGAAACATG TGTTCTTCCACAATGCATTACCTTTTGTAGGGTTTGGATTTTTGGATAACGCAATTATGATTGCTGCG ggaaCCCAAATAGAATTGTCAATTGGAGTTGTCCTAGGAATTTCAACTATGGCAG ctgcagctttgggaAACCTCGTTTCAGATTTAGCTGGACTGGG TCTTGCAGGTTATGTAGAAGCTTTAGCTTCACGACTGGGTCTGTCTATCCCCGATCTGACACCCAAACAAGCTGATATGTGGCAAACGCGTCTCAGTGCACACTTG GGTAAAGCTATTGGAGTGACCATTGGCTGCATTTTAGGAATGTTTCCTTTGTTGTTCTTtggagatgaggaagaaaaactggaagaaaaaaattaa
- the TMEM65 gene encoding transmembrane protein 65 isoform X3 gives MSAWLGRAALLLGRPGGPAAAAAPSSCLGSLRGPPRCCCRRRLGSLRGGAEGLLLPRGSRALGTHPKKEPMEALNTAQGARDFIYSLHSTERSCLLRELHRFESIAIAQDPISARGSWQQYGETWAQQEPTGACSSAHSQAYHQKDAVPSTNCPSAKYDRPHYLWPPLMAEATGKPIFCCGCYAEGRSSEKLEVAPPSPGQLKHVFFHNALPFVGFGFLDNAIMIAAGTQIELSIGVVLGISTMAAAALGNLVSDLAGLGLAGYVEALASRLGLSIPDLTPKQADMWQTRLSAHLSLL, from the exons atgTCGGCGTGGCTCGGCCGGGCGGCGCTGCTGCTGGGGCGGCCGGggggccccgccgctgccgccgccccctcctcctgcctgggcTCGCTGCGTGGCCCGccgcgctgctgctgccgccgccgcctggGTAGCCTGCGGGGGGGCGCCGAGGGGCTGCTCCTCCCGCGGGGGTCGCGGGCGCTGGGCACCCACCCCAAGAAGGAGCCGATGGAGGCGCTGAACACGGCGCAGGGGGCCCGCGACTTCATCTACAGCCTGCACTCCACCGAGCGGAGCTGCCTGCTGCGGGAGCTGCACCGCTTCGAGTCCATCGCCATCGCCCAAG ACCCCATATCAGCTAGGGGAAGCTGGCAGCAATATGGGGAGACCTGGGCACAGCAAGAACCAACTGGGGCCTGTTCCTCAGCCCATTCCCAGGCCTACCACCAGAAGGATGCAGTTCCATCAACTAATTGCCCTAGCGCGAAATATGACAGGCCACACTATCTGTGGCCTCCGCTAATGGCAGAGGCTACAGGGAAACCCATCTTTTGCTGCGGCTGCTACGCTGAAGGACGGTCCTCAG AGAAGTTGGAGGTTGCACCACCATCTCCAGGACAACTGAAACATG TGTTCTTCCACAATGCATTACCTTTTGTAGGGTTTGGATTTTTGGATAACGCAATTATGATTGCTGCG ggaaCCCAAATAGAATTGTCAATTGGAGTTGTCCTAGGAATTTCAACTATGGCAG ctgcagctttgggaAACCTCGTTTCAGATTTAGCTGGACTGGG TCTTGCAGGTTATGTAGAAGCTTTAGCTTCACGACTGGGTCTGTCTATCCCCGATCTGACACCCAAACAAGCTGATATGTGGCAAACGCGTCTCAGTGCACACTTG TCCCTTCTGTGA
- the TMEM65 gene encoding transmembrane protein 65 isoform X4 — MSAWLGRAALLLGRPGGPAAAAAPSSCLGSLRGPPRCCCRRRLGSLRGGAEGLLLPRGSRALGTHPKKEPMEALNTAQGARDFIYSLHSTERSCLLRELHRFESIAIAQDPISARGSWQQYGETWAQQEPTGACSSAHSQAYHQKDAVPSTNCPSAKYDRPHYLWPPLMAEATGKPIFCCGCYAEGRSSEKLEVAPPSPGQLKHVFFHNALPFVGFGFLDNAIMIAAGTQIELSIGVVLGISTMAAAALGNLVSDLAGLGLAGYVEALASRLGLSIPDLTPKQADMWQTRLSAHLF; from the exons atgTCGGCGTGGCTCGGCCGGGCGGCGCTGCTGCTGGGGCGGCCGGggggccccgccgctgccgccgccccctcctcctgcctgggcTCGCTGCGTGGCCCGccgcgctgctgctgccgccgccgcctggGTAGCCTGCGGGGGGGCGCCGAGGGGCTGCTCCTCCCGCGGGGGTCGCGGGCGCTGGGCACCCACCCCAAGAAGGAGCCGATGGAGGCGCTGAACACGGCGCAGGGGGCCCGCGACTTCATCTACAGCCTGCACTCCACCGAGCGGAGCTGCCTGCTGCGGGAGCTGCACCGCTTCGAGTCCATCGCCATCGCCCAAG ACCCCATATCAGCTAGGGGAAGCTGGCAGCAATATGGGGAGACCTGGGCACAGCAAGAACCAACTGGGGCCTGTTCCTCAGCCCATTCCCAGGCCTACCACCAGAAGGATGCAGTTCCATCAACTAATTGCCCTAGCGCGAAATATGACAGGCCACACTATCTGTGGCCTCCGCTAATGGCAGAGGCTACAGGGAAACCCATCTTTTGCTGCGGCTGCTACGCTGAAGGACGGTCCTCAG AGAAGTTGGAGGTTGCACCACCATCTCCAGGACAACTGAAACATG TGTTCTTCCACAATGCATTACCTTTTGTAGGGTTTGGATTTTTGGATAACGCAATTATGATTGCTGCG ggaaCCCAAATAGAATTGTCAATTGGAGTTGTCCTAGGAATTTCAACTATGGCAG ctgcagctttgggaAACCTCGTTTCAGATTTAGCTGGACTGGG TCTTGCAGGTTATGTAGAAGCTTTAGCTTCACGACTGGGTCTGTCTATCCCCGATCTGACACCCAAACAAGCTGATATGTGGCAAACGCGTCTCAGTGCACACTTG TTCTGA
- the TMEM65 gene encoding transmembrane protein 65 isoform X6 — translation MSAWLGRAALLLGRPGGPAAAAAPSSCLGSLRGPPRCCCRRRLGSLRGGAEGLLLPRGSRALGTHPKKEPMEALNTAQGARDFIYSLHSTERSCLLRELHRFESIAIAQEKLEVAPPSPGQLKHVFFHNALPFVGFGFLDNAIMIAAGTQIELSIGVVLGISTMAAAALGNLVSDLAGLGLAGYVEALASRLGLSIPDLTPKQADMWQTRLSAHLGKAIGVTIGCILGMFPLLFFGDEEEKLEEKN, via the exons atgTCGGCGTGGCTCGGCCGGGCGGCGCTGCTGCTGGGGCGGCCGGggggccccgccgctgccgccgccccctcctcctgcctgggcTCGCTGCGTGGCCCGccgcgctgctgctgccgccgccgcctggGTAGCCTGCGGGGGGGCGCCGAGGGGCTGCTCCTCCCGCGGGGGTCGCGGGCGCTGGGCACCCACCCCAAGAAGGAGCCGATGGAGGCGCTGAACACGGCGCAGGGGGCCCGCGACTTCATCTACAGCCTGCACTCCACCGAGCGGAGCTGCCTGCTGCGGGAGCTGCACCGCTTCGAGTCCATCGCCATCGCCCAAG AGAAGTTGGAGGTTGCACCACCATCTCCAGGACAACTGAAACATG TGTTCTTCCACAATGCATTACCTTTTGTAGGGTTTGGATTTTTGGATAACGCAATTATGATTGCTGCG ggaaCCCAAATAGAATTGTCAATTGGAGTTGTCCTAGGAATTTCAACTATGGCAG ctgcagctttgggaAACCTCGTTTCAGATTTAGCTGGACTGGG TCTTGCAGGTTATGTAGAAGCTTTAGCTTCACGACTGGGTCTGTCTATCCCCGATCTGACACCCAAACAAGCTGATATGTGGCAAACGCGTCTCAGTGCACACTTG GGTAAAGCTATTGGAGTGACCATTGGCTGCATTTTAGGAATGTTTCCTTTGTTGTTCTTtggagatgaggaagaaaaactggaagaaaaaaattaa
- the TMEM65 gene encoding transmembrane protein 65 isoform X5, producing MEPSLLLKGSCREVFVWVSILAVTSQVKLDCWHCFCGPGGWCGGYQNPISARGSWQQYGETWAQQEPTGACSSAHSQAYHQKDAVPSTNCPSAKYDRPHYLWPPLMAEATGKPIFCCGCYAEGRSSEKLEVAPPSPGQLKHVFFHNALPFVGFGFLDNAIMIAAGTQIELSIGVVLGISTMAAAALGNLVSDLAGLGLAGYVEALASRLGLSIPDLTPKQADMWQTRLSAHLGKAIGVTIGCILGMFPLLFFGDEEEKLEEKN from the exons ATggagccttctctgcttctgaagGGTTCTTGCCGTGAGGTTTTTGTGTGGGTTTCTATCTTGGCAGTTACTTCTCAGGTGAAACTGGACTGCTGGCACTGCTTCTGTGGCCCTGGAGGATGGTGCGGTGGATATCAAA ACCCCATATCAGCTAGGGGAAGCTGGCAGCAATATGGGGAGACCTGGGCACAGCAAGAACCAACTGGGGCCTGTTCCTCAGCCCATTCCCAGGCCTACCACCAGAAGGATGCAGTTCCATCAACTAATTGCCCTAGCGCGAAATATGACAGGCCACACTATCTGTGGCCTCCGCTAATGGCAGAGGCTACAGGGAAACCCATCTTTTGCTGCGGCTGCTACGCTGAAGGACGGTCCTCAG AGAAGTTGGAGGTTGCACCACCATCTCCAGGACAACTGAAACATG TGTTCTTCCACAATGCATTACCTTTTGTAGGGTTTGGATTTTTGGATAACGCAATTATGATTGCTGCG ggaaCCCAAATAGAATTGTCAATTGGAGTTGTCCTAGGAATTTCAACTATGGCAG ctgcagctttgggaAACCTCGTTTCAGATTTAGCTGGACTGGG TCTTGCAGGTTATGTAGAAGCTTTAGCTTCACGACTGGGTCTGTCTATCCCCGATCTGACACCCAAACAAGCTGATATGTGGCAAACGCGTCTCAGTGCACACTTG GGTAAAGCTATTGGAGTGACCATTGGCTGCATTTTAGGAATGTTTCCTTTGTTGTTCTTtggagatgaggaagaaaaactggaagaaaaaaattaa